The genomic interval CACGAGATGGGCTTCGCCCGCCGCGCCGCCGACCGCGTGATCTTCATGGCGGACGGCGCCATCCTCGAGCAGGCGGCCCCCGAACAGTTCTTCAGCAACCCGACGACCGATCGTGCCCGGGACTTCCTCGGCAAGATTCTCACCCACTGACGCAGGCCGTCAGCAAACCCAGGAGGAAACAGACATGAAGCGTGCCATCGCCACCGCAGGTGTCGCCGCCCTCGCCCTCGGCCTGACGGCCTGTGGCGGCAGCGACGACAAGAGCTCGTCCGGCTCGGGCGACAAGATCAAGATCGGCATCAAGTACGACCAGCCCGGCCTCGGACTCAAGGCCGGCTCGGACTACAAGGGCCTCGACGTCGACGTCGCCAAGTACGTCGCGAAGGAGATGGGCTACGGCGAGGACAAGATCGACTTCGTCGAGTCGCCCTCCAAGCAGCGTGAGAAGATGCTCGAGGCGGGCACCGTCAAGATGATCTTCGCCACGTACTCGATCACCGACAAGCGCAAGCAGCAGGTCTCCTTCGGCGGCCCCTACTTCGTCGCCGGCCAGTCGGTCCTGACGAAGGCGGACAGCGACATCAAGAGCGTCAAGGACCTCGCGGGCAAGAAGGTCTGCTCCGTCACCGGCTCGACGTCGGTCGACAACCTGAAGAAGCAGCAGCCGAACCTCGTCCCCCAGCAGTACGACAAGTACTCCGAGTGCGCGGACGCGCTCGCCTCCGGCGCCATCGACGCGATGACGACGGACAACACGATCCTCGCCGGCTACGCCAACCAGGATGCCTACAAGGGCAAGTTCAAGCTCGTCGGCGATGCCTTCACCGAGGAGAAGTACGGCGTCGGCCTCAAGAAGGGCGACAAGGACACCTGCGAGAAGGTCAACAAGGCCATCACGAAGATGGTCGACTCCGGTGAGTGGAAGAAGGCCGTCGAGTCGAACCTCGGCGCCGACTTCCGCTACGACACGAAGCTCAACCCGCCGAAGCCGGCAGCCTGCTCCTGATCCACGCGCGGTGTCGGGCGCGGCACCCGCCGCGCCCGTCACCGTCACCCATTGAAAGGCCTTGCATGTCAACGCTTTTCAGCGATTATCATCTGCTCGACGCGTTGTGGATGACGATCAAGCTGACCCTCGTGGCCGCCGTGGGCTCCCTCGTCCTCGGCACGCTCGTCGCCGTCCTGCGCATGTCGCCGGTGCCGATGCTGCGCTTCCTCGGCACGTCCTACATCAACATCTTCCGCAACACTCCTCTGACGCTCATCATCCTGTCGTGCAACCTCGTGCTGTGGGCCAAGCTCGGCGTCGAGCTCGCGGACAGCAAGAGCCCCGACTTCTTCACGACGAACAACTTCCGCCTGGCGGTGCTCGGCCTGACGGTGTACCACGCCGCCTACGTCTGCGAGGCGCTGCGTTCCGGCGTCAACACGATCCCGCTCGGGCAGGCCGAGGCCGCGCGTTCGATCGGGCTCACGTTCAGCCAGTCACTGCGTGAGGTCATCCTGCCGCAGGCGTTCCGCGGCGCGATCGTCCCCCTCGGCAACGCGCTCATCGCGCTGACGAAGAACACCACGGTCGCCGTCGTCATCGGCGTCATGGAGATGGCCGCGATGCTGGCGAAGGTGACCGAGGACGACCCGGGCCTGCTCAACCAGGCGTTCTCCGCCTCGGCCCTCGCCTTCGTGGCACTGACCCTGCCGACGGGTCTGCTCGTCGGCTACCTCGGCAAGAAACTGGCGGTGAAGCGATGAGTAGCGGAGTTCTCTTCGACGCCCCGGGCCCGAAGGCCCGCCGGCGACACGCCGTCCTGACGGTGCTCGGCGCCCTCGTCCTTCTCGGCCTGCTGTGGCTCGTCTACCGCCGTCTCGACGACAAGGGCCAGCTCACCTCGGCCATGTGGAAGCCGTTCCTCGAGGCCTCGACGTGGCAGGACTACATCCTGCCGGGCCTGCTCGGCACGTTGAAGGCCGCCGGCACCGCCATGATCGGCGCCGCCGTCTTCGGCATCGTCTTCGCGATGGCCCGCATGTCGCATGTGCGGCCCCTGCGGTGGGTCGCCGGCGTCATCGTCGAGCTGGGCCGTGCCGTGCCCGTGTTGCTCATGATGCTGTTCGTCTACGGCTGGCTCTCGACCCGCGGTGACAACGACAACAACCCGTTCATCGCGACGGTCGTCGCCCTCGTCATCTACAACGGTGCGGTCGTCGCCGAGGTCATCCGCTCCGGCGTCGACCAGCTGCCGAACGGGCAGCGTGAGGGGGGTCTGTCCGTCGGTCTGACACAGACGCAGACCCTGCGCTCGATCCTGCTGCCGCAGGCGATCACCGCGATGATGCCGACGCTCATCAGCCAGCTCGTCGTCGTGCTCAAGGACACCGCGCTGGGGTACAACGTGCTCTACGGCGAGATGCTCTACAAGGCCAAGAACGCCGCGGTCTCGTCGGCGAACATCGTGCCGATGATCTTCGTCGTGGCGCTCATCTACATCGCGCTCAACTACACGATCTCGAAGATCGCCGTCCTCGTCGAGAAGCGCCTGCAGAACCGCGGGCAGGCAGCCGGCGCGGGCGAACACGGCGACGGGCCGGGCGCGGGCGTGACCGCCGGGGTCGCCGTCACCGGCGCCCCGGGCGTCAACTTCGGCGAGCAACACACGACCTGACGTTCGCGCACACGACGCGGGGGCCTCGACCATGATCGGTCGAGGCCCCCGCGTCGTGTTGCGTCAGGACGCGCTCAGCGGCGCACGAGCCGCCACAGCATGCGAGAACCGCCCCGTATCATGGTGATACGAGGCGGTTCTCGGTGATGCTCCCCCACTTGGACTCGAACCAAGAACCCTCCGATTAACAGTCGAATGCTCTGCCAATTGAGCTATAGGGGAATGCTCGACCCAGCGGTTCAGGCTCTCACCCGAACGTTTGGCGCGCCGTAACTATAGCAAAGGTTCGACGCGCGTTCACAATCGCAGCCTTGCGCTCGCCCGGGGCACCTATCTCAGACCGGCCTCGCGCAGCGCGTTGAGCTGCGTCTGCAACTGGAACAGGCGCGCACTCGCTGCACGGGAGGCGTCTGCGTAACCCGGCGCGTTCGGGTCGAGCCGGCGAAGCTGCCCCATGGCATCGGCGATCGCCGAGCTGAGCGCGCCCTCCTGCACGTTCTGGATGAGCGCCGCGACATAACGCTCATCCGGGCGGCCCGTCGCCTCGTCGAGTTTCGTCGGCAGGTCACGGACGACGAGCTCGTTGAGCACGTCATGCAGCTGCGGGTCGGTGCCGCGCCGCACGGCCTCGTTCCACGCCCCGATCGACGCCACGGAACCCGGTCCGCCGGCCACGATCGCCGCCGCCAGGATGAGCTGGTGCGCCGGCGCGCTGAAGTCCCCCGGTACGAGCTGATCGAACACGGT from Dermacoccus nishinomiyaensis carries:
- a CDS encoding glutamate ABC transporter substrate-binding protein; its protein translation is MKRAIATAGVAALALGLTACGGSDDKSSSGSGDKIKIGIKYDQPGLGLKAGSDYKGLDVDVAKYVAKEMGYGEDKIDFVESPSKQREKMLEAGTVKMIFATYSITDKRKQQVSFGGPYFVAGQSVLTKADSDIKSVKDLAGKKVCSVTGSTSVDNLKKQQPNLVPQQYDKYSECADALASGAIDAMTTDNTILAGYANQDAYKGKFKLVGDAFTEEKYGVGLKKGDKDTCEKVNKAITKMVDSGEWKKAVESNLGADFRYDTKLNPPKPAACS
- a CDS encoding amino acid ABC transporter permease, with product MSTLFSDYHLLDALWMTIKLTLVAAVGSLVLGTLVAVLRMSPVPMLRFLGTSYINIFRNTPLTLIILSCNLVLWAKLGVELADSKSPDFFTTNNFRLAVLGLTVYHAAYVCEALRSGVNTIPLGQAEAARSIGLTFSQSLREVILPQAFRGAIVPLGNALIALTKNTTVAVVIGVMEMAAMLAKVTEDDPGLLNQAFSASALAFVALTLPTGLLVGYLGKKLAVKR
- a CDS encoding amino acid ABC transporter permease, whose protein sequence is MSSGVLFDAPGPKARRRHAVLTVLGALVLLGLLWLVYRRLDDKGQLTSAMWKPFLEASTWQDYILPGLLGTLKAAGTAMIGAAVFGIVFAMARMSHVRPLRWVAGVIVELGRAVPVLLMMLFVYGWLSTRGDNDNNPFIATVVALVIYNGAVVAEVIRSGVDQLPNGQREGGLSVGLTQTQTLRSILLPQAITAMMPTLISQLVVVLKDTALGYNVLYGEMLYKAKNAAVSSANIVPMIFVVALIYIALNYTISKIAVLVEKRLQNRGQAAGAGEHGDGPGAGVTAGVAVTGAPGVNFGEQHTT